A DNA window from Branchiostoma lanceolatum isolate klBraLanc5 chromosome 17, klBraLanc5.hap2, whole genome shotgun sequence contains the following coding sequences:
- the LOC136423183 gene encoding mitogen-activated protein kinase kinase kinase kinase 4-like isoform X3: MALASLDDIDLQSLKDPAGIFELIEVVGNGTYGQVYKGRHTKTGQLAAIKVMDVTEDEEEEIKLEINMLKKYSHHRNIATYYGAFIKKSPPGKDDQLWLVMEYCGAGSVTDLVKATKGNSLKEEWIAYICREILRGLAHLHSCKVIHRDIKGQNVLLTDNAEVKLVDFGVSAQLDRTIGRRNTFIGTPYWMAPEVIACDENPDATYDYRSDLWSLGITALEMAESQPPLCDLHPMRALFLIPRNPPPRLKSKKWSKKFVSFVENCLVKNYHQRPSTEQLLKHPFIRDQPTERQVRIQLKDHIDRYVKKKKGSHTEEEEYKYSGSEGEEDPTLEKEGEPSSVVQAPGESTLRKNFLKLQQENREREAARMRAEEERRRHEREREHQQRQLDERRKRQKQIEHERQREMQRQQERLERHRVEKERQRDGRDRDRDRHRDRDRRREGRSGRDHNHRPQHMAINQLQRSGGQSHMQPPLQPQQMRPSSGKEHSRIPQPMVVSQSQPVPQPVPQVAASPQVQQQAGLVVGMPQEVKAMQQKPQKPLWAQQVDDLTRKSAQKLQECWEVPAVEERTKMNARHHQRQSAAPMQPPQKPQQPQPQVEPQPSQQSRKQPQPQVPPPPFQPAPPPQLSQPWQLQSDALSPQRVSVNFPPSQPQPQQPQPMVEPPPQGLPPAHPQSRTPPKATASKESQTPPRSQQPLPKSDSSRIPVQRVQHTPPQVRHPGRSQTPPEVRHATKDLPPQLRRSLSDTPPPVPPHGVSRASPQATPTHSTRSSQSSSSDDVPPELPPRNYEPQTPPPVPKHSAKPSTPPQSRGSPAHSSASSSAQSTPPSSRVVNGASASPKHAKKDSSSQADAGEGPSGVTKVNKPKKEVCNPQDLEVLAEELSAMATAIEAPSVPARPAPPPPAGGDGEESEEEDSLDDISEITRDGTILASDPPRPIPEVKEDGFDTLIVHEDEEESQEVSPEHRPRPPSAQPSISSVTTTTTTTPTPSAQDNSSNDSDTLVVRNQGSGERRANGSVVNARSSGDVLPDLLPQSQHSSPSSGANKSGQVPQDKTTSEEVRRKPKYRQAVAPKNSNNLAKQKSFTAFGFGAGDRRPQPSGEGSSAEHTPPRTPERKGSQVNVNVTPINPQPDMPEIRKYKKRFNSEILCAALWGVNLLIGTENGLVLLDRSGHGEVYPLISRRRFQQIDVLEGQNILVSISGKKNKLRVYYLSWLKSKILKGDTDTERRHGWVSVGDLEGCVHYKVVKYERIKFLVIALRNSIEVYAWAPKPYHKFMAFKSFGDLLHKPLMVDLTIEEDSRLKVIYGSGAGFHAIDLDTSAVYDIYIPTHISSGILPHAIITLPNSKGMDLLLCYEDEGVYVNTYGKVIKDIVLQWGEMPTSVAYIGTGQIMGWGQKAIEIRSVETGHLDGVFMHKRAQRLKFLCERNDKVFFASTRSGSSSQVYFMTLNKIQW, from the exons GGTCGCCACACCAAGACTGGGCAGTTGGCGGCCATCAAGGTCATGGATGTTACTGAG GATGAGGAGGAAGAAATCAAATTAGAAATCAACATGCTGAAGAAGTATTCCCACCACCGGAACATCGCCACTTACTACGGCGCTTTCATCAAGAAAAGTCCGCCAGGAAAGGACGACCAGCTATGG CTTGTCATGGAATATTGCGGAGCTGGATCAGTCACAGACTTAGTCAAAG CAACAAAAGGAAATTCCCTGAAGGAAGAGTGGATAGCCTACATCTGCAGAGAAATTCTTAGG GGTCTGGCCCACCTACACAGCTGCAAGGTGATCCACAGAGACATCAAGGGTCAGAACGTCCTGCTGACGGACAACGCAGAGGTCAAACTAG TTGATTTCGGAGTGAGCGCTCAGTTGGACCGGACTATCGGCAGGAGAAATACGTTCATCGGCACCCCGTACTGGATGGCGCCGGAAGTCATCGCTTGCGATGAGAACCCAGATGCTACTTATGACTACAGg AGTGACCTGTGGTCCCTCGGTATCACTGCACTAGAAATGGCGGAGTCACAGCCAC CTCTTTGTGATCTTCACCCAATGAGGGCTTTATTCCTTATTCCAAGGAACCCTCCTCCAAGATTAAAATCCAAGAAATG GAGCAAGAAGTTTGTAAGTTTCGTAGAAAATTGCTTGGTGAAAAACTACCACCAGCGGCCGAGCACAGAGCAGTTACTGAAGCACCCCTTCATACGAGACCAACCCACAGAGAGACAG GTGAGAATACAACTGAAGGACCACATTGACAGAtatgtgaagaagaagaaggggagTCACACGGAGGAGGAGGAGTACAAGTACAGCGGGAGTGAAGGGGAGGAAGATCCCACTCTGGAGAAGGAGGGAGAGCCAAG CTCTGTCGTGCAGGCTCCAGGCGAGTCGACCCTCAGGAAGAACTTCCTGAAGCTGCAGCAGGAGAACCGTGAGCGCGAGGCGGCCAGGATgcgggccgaggaggagagacGGAGACACGAGCGGGAGCGAGAGCACCAGCAGCGTCAACTGGACGAGAGACGAAAACGACAGAAGCAG ATTGAGCACGAGAGACAGCGTGAGATGCAGCGCCAGCAGGAGCGTCTGGAGAGACATCGCGTGGAGAAGGAACGCCAGCGGGACGGACGAGACCGCGACAGAGACAGGCATAGGGACAGGGACAGACGTAGAGAG GGGAGGTCAGGACGGGACCATAACCACAGACCTCAGCACATGGCCATCAACCAGCTGCAGAGGTCTGGGGGGCAGTCACACATGCAGCCTCCTCTACAGCCGCAGCAG ATGAGACCCTCGTCGGGGAAAGAGCACTCGCGCATCCCGCAGCCCATGGTGGTTAGCCAATCCCAGCCGGTGCCCCAGCCCGTGCCGCAGGTGGCGGCGTCCCCGCAGGTGCAGCAGCAGGCGGGGCTGGTGGTAGGCATGCCGCAGGAGGTCAAGGCCATGCAGCAGAAGCCACAGAAACCCCTCTGGGCTCAGCAG GTGGACGACCTAACCAGGAAGAGCGCACAGAAGCTACAGGAATGCTGGGAAGTTCCTGCG GTTGAGGAACGGACGAAGATGAACGCTCGCCACCATCAGCGACAGAGCGCCGCTCCGATGCAGCCTCCCCAGAAGCCTCAGCAGCCACAACCTCAG GTGGAGCCCCAGCCGAGCCAACAGTCCAGAAAGCAGCCCCAGCCACAggtccccccaccccccttccAGCCTGCCCCCCCACCCCAGCTCTCCCAGCCCTGGCAGTTACAGTCGGACGCCCTCTCCCCCCAGCGAGTCTCTGTCAACTTCCCCCCCTCCCAACCTCAACCCCAACAACCTCAGCCCATGGTGGAGCCGCCGCCCCAGGGTCTCCCCCCTGCCCACCCCCAGTCACGGACTCCGCCCAAGGCCACGGCGTCCAAGGAATCTCAGACTCCGCCCAGATCCCAGCAGCCTTTGCCAAAATCGGACTCTTCCAGAATCCCTGTCCAGAGAGTTCAGCACACGCCCCCGCAGGTCAGGCACCCGGGCAGGTCGCAGACGCCGCCCGAGGTACGCCACGCCACCAAGGACTTACCGCCTCAGCTAAGACGGTCTCTGTCGGACACCCCTCCGCCTGTCCCGCCACACGGCGTGTCACGTGCTTCACCCCAGGCCACCCCGACTCACTCTACGCGGTCGTCGCAGTCCTCGAGTTCGGACGACGTCCCGCCAGAGTTGCCCCCACGGAATTACGAACCACAGACGCCTCCCCCCGTGCCCAAGCACTCTGCCAAGCCCAGCACGCCGCCCCAGTCCAGAGGGTCGCCGGCGCACAGCTCGGCGTCCAGCAGCGCCCAGAGTACTCCTCCCAGCTCCAGGGTCGTCAACGGAGCATCAGCCTCACCAAAACATGCTAAGAAAG ACTCCTCCAGCCAGGCAGACGCTGGGGAGGGCCCATCTGGAGTCACCAAGGTCAACAAACCGAAG AAGGAGGTCTGTAACCCCCAGGACCTGGAGGTGCTGGCGGAAGAGCTCAGCGCCATGGCGACCGCGATCGAGGCCCCCAGCGTTCCGGCCCGCCCGGCGCCGCCGCCCCCGGCGGGAGGAGACGGAGAGGAGAGCGAGGAGGAGGACAGCCTGGATGACATCTCGGAGATCACGCGCGACGGAACCATCCTGGCTTCCGACCCGCCCAGACCAAT ACCTGAGGTAAAAGAAGATGGCTTCGACACCCTGATTGTACACGAGGATGAGGAGGAGAGTCAGGAGGTGTCGCCCGAGCACAGACCACGCCCGCCCTCCGCCCAGCCCTCCATCTCATCTGTCACCACGACAACCACAACCACGCCCACCCCCAGCGCACAGGACAACTCCAGCAATGACAGCGACACCCTGGTGGTCAGAAat CAGGGCTCTGGGGAGAGACGCGCCAACGGGTCGGTGGTGAACGCACGCAGCTCCGGCGACGTCCTTCCGGACCTGCTCCCGCAGAGCCAGCACTCTTCGCCGTCCTCGGGCGCGAACAAGTCCGGCCAGGTGCCGCAGGACAAGACCACGTCTGAGGAGGTACGCAGAAAACCAAAG TACCGACAGGCGGTGGCCCCTAAAAATAGCAACAATCTCGCCAAGCAAAAATCGTTCACGGCGTTCGGTTTCGGCGCAGGCGACCGCAGGCCGCAGCCGAGCGGGGAGGGGAGCTCCGCAGAGCATACCCCTCCCCGCACCCCCGAGAGGAAGGGGTCACAGGTCAATGTTAATGTCACTCCCATCAACCCCCAGCCGGACATGCCCGAGATCCGCAAGTACAAGAAGAGGTTCAACTCGGAGATACTGTGTGCTGCTTTGTGGG GGGTGAATCTGCTGATAGGGACAGAGAACGGACTGGTGCTGCTGGACAGGAGTGGACATGGAGaag TTTATCCCCTGATCAGTCGGAGAAGGTTTCAGCAGATAGATGTTCTAGAAGGGCAGAACATCCTAGTGTCTATATCAG GGAAGAAGAACAAACTGAGGGTGTACTACCTCTCCTGGCTGAAGAGTAAGATTCTGAAGGGGGATACAGAT ACTGAGAGAAGACATGGATGGGTGTCAGTTGGTGATTTAGAGGGGTGTGTCCACTATAAAGTGG TCAAGTACGAAAGAATCAAGTTCTTGGTCATTGCGCTGAGAAACAGCATCGAGGTCTACGCCTGGGCACCAAAGCCATACCACAAGTTCATGGCTTTCAAG TCATTTGGCGACCTTCTCCACAAACCCTTGATGGTCGACCTGACGATAGAGGAGGACAGCAGGCTCAAGGTCATCTACGGGTCGGGAGCGGGATTCCACGCCATCGACCTTGACACATCGGCAGTGTACGACATCTACATCCCCACACAT ATCTCCAGTGGGATCCTGCCTCACGCCATCATCACCCTCCCCAACTCCAAGGGGATGGACCTCCTGCTGTGCTATGAAG ACGAAGGGGTGTATGTGAATACATATGGCAAAGTCATCAAGGACATCGTTTTACAGTGGGGAGAGATGCCCACATCTGTTG CATATATAGGGACAGGGCAGATCATGGGATGGGGACAGAAGGCTATAGAGATCCGGTCAGTAGAGACTGGACATCTGGACGGGGTCTTCATGCACAAGAGGGCACAGAGACTCAAGTTCCTGTGTGAGAGGAATGACAAG GTCTTCTTTGCATCCACTCGCTCGGGATCCAGCAGTCAAGTCTACTTCATGACACTCAACAAAATCCAGTGGTAG
- the LOC136423183 gene encoding mitogen-activated protein kinase kinase kinase kinase 4-like isoform X9: MALASLDDIDLQSLKDPAGIFELIEVVGNGTYGQVYKGRHTKTGQLAAIKVMDVTEDEEEEIKLEINMLKKYSHHRNIATYYGAFIKKSPPGKDDQLWLVMEYCGAGSVTDLVKATKGNSLKEEWIAYICREILRGLAHLHSCKVIHRDIKGQNVLLTDNAEVKLVDFGVSAQLDRTIGRRNTFIGTPYWMAPEVIACDENPDATYDYRSDLWSLGITALEMAESQPPLCDLHPMRALFLIPRNPPPRLKSKKWSKKFVSFVENCLVKNYHQRPSTEQLLKHPFIRDQPTERQVRIQLKDHIDRYVKKKKGSHTEEEEYKYSGSEGEEDPTLEKEGEPSSVVQAPGESTLRKNFLKLQQENREREAARMRAEEERRRHEREREHQQRQLDERRKRQKQIEHERQREMQRQQERLERHRVEKERQRDGRDRDRDRHRDRDRRREGRSGRDHNHRPQHMAINQLQRSGGQSHMQPPLQPQQVEERTKMNARHHQRQSAAPMQPPQKPQQPQPQVEPQPSQQSRKQPQPQVPPPPFQPAPPPQLSQPWQLQSDALSPQRVSVNFPPSQPQPQQPQPMVEPPPQGLPPAHPQSRTPPKATASKESQTPPRSQQPLPKSDSSRIPVQRVQHTPPQVRHPGRSQTPPEVRHATKDLPPQLRRSLSDTPPPVPPHGVSRASPQATPTHSTRSSQSSSSDDVPPELPPRNYEPQTPPPVPKHSAKPSTPPQSRGSPAHSSASSSAQSTPPSSRVVNGASASPKHAKKDSSSQADAGEGPSGVTKVNKPKKEVCNPQDLEVLAEELSAMATAIEAPSVPARPAPPPPAGGDGEESEEEDSLDDISEITRDGTILASDPPRPIPEVKEDGFDTLIVHEDEEESQEVSPEHRPRPPSAQPSISSVTTTTTTTPTPSAQDNSSNDSDTLVVRNQGSGERRANGSVVNARSSGDVLPDLLPQSQHSSPSSGANKSGQVPQDKTTSEEVRRKPKYRQAVAPKNSNNLAKQKSFTAFGFGAGDRRPQPSGEGSSAEHTPPRTPERKGSQVNVNVTPINPQPDMPEIRKYKKRFNSEILCAALWGVNLLIGTENGLVLLDRSGHGEVYPLISRRRFQQIDVLEGQNILVSISGKKNKLRVYYLSWLKSKILKGDTDTERRHGWVSVGDLEGCVHYKVVKYERIKFLVIALRNSIEVYAWAPKPYHKFMAFKSFGDLLHKPLMVDLTIEEDSRLKVIYGSGAGFHAIDLDTSAVYDIYIPTHISSGILPHAIITLPNSKGMDLLLCYEDEGVYVNTYGKVIKDIVLQWGEMPTSVAYIGTGQIMGWGQKAIEIRSVETGHLDGVFMHKRAQRLKFLCERNDKVFFASTRSGSSSQVYFMTLNKIQW, encoded by the exons GGTCGCCACACCAAGACTGGGCAGTTGGCGGCCATCAAGGTCATGGATGTTACTGAG GATGAGGAGGAAGAAATCAAATTAGAAATCAACATGCTGAAGAAGTATTCCCACCACCGGAACATCGCCACTTACTACGGCGCTTTCATCAAGAAAAGTCCGCCAGGAAAGGACGACCAGCTATGG CTTGTCATGGAATATTGCGGAGCTGGATCAGTCACAGACTTAGTCAAAG CAACAAAAGGAAATTCCCTGAAGGAAGAGTGGATAGCCTACATCTGCAGAGAAATTCTTAGG GGTCTGGCCCACCTACACAGCTGCAAGGTGATCCACAGAGACATCAAGGGTCAGAACGTCCTGCTGACGGACAACGCAGAGGTCAAACTAG TTGATTTCGGAGTGAGCGCTCAGTTGGACCGGACTATCGGCAGGAGAAATACGTTCATCGGCACCCCGTACTGGATGGCGCCGGAAGTCATCGCTTGCGATGAGAACCCAGATGCTACTTATGACTACAGg AGTGACCTGTGGTCCCTCGGTATCACTGCACTAGAAATGGCGGAGTCACAGCCAC CTCTTTGTGATCTTCACCCAATGAGGGCTTTATTCCTTATTCCAAGGAACCCTCCTCCAAGATTAAAATCCAAGAAATG GAGCAAGAAGTTTGTAAGTTTCGTAGAAAATTGCTTGGTGAAAAACTACCACCAGCGGCCGAGCACAGAGCAGTTACTGAAGCACCCCTTCATACGAGACCAACCCACAGAGAGACAG GTGAGAATACAACTGAAGGACCACATTGACAGAtatgtgaagaagaagaaggggagTCACACGGAGGAGGAGGAGTACAAGTACAGCGGGAGTGAAGGGGAGGAAGATCCCACTCTGGAGAAGGAGGGAGAGCCAAG CTCTGTCGTGCAGGCTCCAGGCGAGTCGACCCTCAGGAAGAACTTCCTGAAGCTGCAGCAGGAGAACCGTGAGCGCGAGGCGGCCAGGATgcgggccgaggaggagagacGGAGACACGAGCGGGAGCGAGAGCACCAGCAGCGTCAACTGGACGAGAGACGAAAACGACAGAAGCAG ATTGAGCACGAGAGACAGCGTGAGATGCAGCGCCAGCAGGAGCGTCTGGAGAGACATCGCGTGGAGAAGGAACGCCAGCGGGACGGACGAGACCGCGACAGAGACAGGCATAGGGACAGGGACAGACGTAGAGAG GGGAGGTCAGGACGGGACCATAACCACAGACCTCAGCACATGGCCATCAACCAGCTGCAGAGGTCTGGGGGGCAGTCACACATGCAGCCTCCTCTACAGCCGCAGCAG GTTGAGGAACGGACGAAGATGAACGCTCGCCACCATCAGCGACAGAGCGCCGCTCCGATGCAGCCTCCCCAGAAGCCTCAGCAGCCACAACCTCAG GTGGAGCCCCAGCCGAGCCAACAGTCCAGAAAGCAGCCCCAGCCACAggtccccccaccccccttccAGCCTGCCCCCCCACCCCAGCTCTCCCAGCCCTGGCAGTTACAGTCGGACGCCCTCTCCCCCCAGCGAGTCTCTGTCAACTTCCCCCCCTCCCAACCTCAACCCCAACAACCTCAGCCCATGGTGGAGCCGCCGCCCCAGGGTCTCCCCCCTGCCCACCCCCAGTCACGGACTCCGCCCAAGGCCACGGCGTCCAAGGAATCTCAGACTCCGCCCAGATCCCAGCAGCCTTTGCCAAAATCGGACTCTTCCAGAATCCCTGTCCAGAGAGTTCAGCACACGCCCCCGCAGGTCAGGCACCCGGGCAGGTCGCAGACGCCGCCCGAGGTACGCCACGCCACCAAGGACTTACCGCCTCAGCTAAGACGGTCTCTGTCGGACACCCCTCCGCCTGTCCCGCCACACGGCGTGTCACGTGCTTCACCCCAGGCCACCCCGACTCACTCTACGCGGTCGTCGCAGTCCTCGAGTTCGGACGACGTCCCGCCAGAGTTGCCCCCACGGAATTACGAACCACAGACGCCTCCCCCCGTGCCCAAGCACTCTGCCAAGCCCAGCACGCCGCCCCAGTCCAGAGGGTCGCCGGCGCACAGCTCGGCGTCCAGCAGCGCCCAGAGTACTCCTCCCAGCTCCAGGGTCGTCAACGGAGCATCAGCCTCACCAAAACATGCTAAGAAAG ACTCCTCCAGCCAGGCAGACGCTGGGGAGGGCCCATCTGGAGTCACCAAGGTCAACAAACCGAAG AAGGAGGTCTGTAACCCCCAGGACCTGGAGGTGCTGGCGGAAGAGCTCAGCGCCATGGCGACCGCGATCGAGGCCCCCAGCGTTCCGGCCCGCCCGGCGCCGCCGCCCCCGGCGGGAGGAGACGGAGAGGAGAGCGAGGAGGAGGACAGCCTGGATGACATCTCGGAGATCACGCGCGACGGAACCATCCTGGCTTCCGACCCGCCCAGACCAAT ACCTGAGGTAAAAGAAGATGGCTTCGACACCCTGATTGTACACGAGGATGAGGAGGAGAGTCAGGAGGTGTCGCCCGAGCACAGACCACGCCCGCCCTCCGCCCAGCCCTCCATCTCATCTGTCACCACGACAACCACAACCACGCCCACCCCCAGCGCACAGGACAACTCCAGCAATGACAGCGACACCCTGGTGGTCAGAAat CAGGGCTCTGGGGAGAGACGCGCCAACGGGTCGGTGGTGAACGCACGCAGCTCCGGCGACGTCCTTCCGGACCTGCTCCCGCAGAGCCAGCACTCTTCGCCGTCCTCGGGCGCGAACAAGTCCGGCCAGGTGCCGCAGGACAAGACCACGTCTGAGGAGGTACGCAGAAAACCAAAG TACCGACAGGCGGTGGCCCCTAAAAATAGCAACAATCTCGCCAAGCAAAAATCGTTCACGGCGTTCGGTTTCGGCGCAGGCGACCGCAGGCCGCAGCCGAGCGGGGAGGGGAGCTCCGCAGAGCATACCCCTCCCCGCACCCCCGAGAGGAAGGGGTCACAGGTCAATGTTAATGTCACTCCCATCAACCCCCAGCCGGACATGCCCGAGATCCGCAAGTACAAGAAGAGGTTCAACTCGGAGATACTGTGTGCTGCTTTGTGGG GGGTGAATCTGCTGATAGGGACAGAGAACGGACTGGTGCTGCTGGACAGGAGTGGACATGGAGaag TTTATCCCCTGATCAGTCGGAGAAGGTTTCAGCAGATAGATGTTCTAGAAGGGCAGAACATCCTAGTGTCTATATCAG GGAAGAAGAACAAACTGAGGGTGTACTACCTCTCCTGGCTGAAGAGTAAGATTCTGAAGGGGGATACAGAT ACTGAGAGAAGACATGGATGGGTGTCAGTTGGTGATTTAGAGGGGTGTGTCCACTATAAAGTGG TCAAGTACGAAAGAATCAAGTTCTTGGTCATTGCGCTGAGAAACAGCATCGAGGTCTACGCCTGGGCACCAAAGCCATACCACAAGTTCATGGCTTTCAAG TCATTTGGCGACCTTCTCCACAAACCCTTGATGGTCGACCTGACGATAGAGGAGGACAGCAGGCTCAAGGTCATCTACGGGTCGGGAGCGGGATTCCACGCCATCGACCTTGACACATCGGCAGTGTACGACATCTACATCCCCACACAT ATCTCCAGTGGGATCCTGCCTCACGCCATCATCACCCTCCCCAACTCCAAGGGGATGGACCTCCTGCTGTGCTATGAAG ACGAAGGGGTGTATGTGAATACATATGGCAAAGTCATCAAGGACATCGTTTTACAGTGGGGAGAGATGCCCACATCTGTTG CATATATAGGGACAGGGCAGATCATGGGATGGGGACAGAAGGCTATAGAGATCCGGTCAGTAGAGACTGGACATCTGGACGGGGTCTTCATGCACAAGAGGGCACAGAGACTCAAGTTCCTGTGTGAGAGGAATGACAAG GTCTTCTTTGCATCCACTCGCTCGGGATCCAGCAGTCAAGTCTACTTCATGACACTCAACAAAATCCAGTGGTAG